Proteins from a single region of Chryseobacterium sp. W4I1:
- a CDS encoding GNAT family N-acetyltransferase: MEIKISSCEHLMYVNEIQQEMYDSAQRRGTGIAKRSIEYLTKKISEGNAVVATENGEWVGFCYIETWSHGQFVANSGLIVSPNYRNRGVATLIKNKVFQLSRQKYPNAKIFGLTTGLAVMKINSDLGYKPVIYSELTQDEEFWSGCKNCVNYEILMKKERKNCLCTAMLFVPENNNKVNGTEIQQSEIDEYNGEKESRLSV, translated from the coding sequence ATGGAAATAAAAATTTCCTCATGCGAACATCTCATGTATGTAAATGAAATACAGCAGGAAATGTATGATTCAGCACAGCGCAGGGGAACGGGGATTGCAAAACGATCCATTGAATATTTAACGAAAAAGATTTCAGAAGGTAACGCTGTGGTTGCCACTGAAAATGGCGAATGGGTGGGATTCTGTTATATTGAGACCTGGTCACACGGTCAGTTTGTAGCCAATTCCGGACTTATTGTATCCCCGAATTACAGGAATAGAGGAGTAGCCACTTTGATTAAGAATAAAGTTTTCCAGTTATCTAGACAAAAATATCCGAATGCCAAAATATTTGGATTGACTACAGGACTTGCCGTGATGAAAATCAATAGTGATCTTGGCTATAAACCGGTCATCTATTCTGAACTGACTCAGGATGAAGAGTTTTGGAGCGGGTGTAAGAACTGTGTGAACTATGAAATTTTAATGAAAAAGGAACGCAAAAACTGTCTGTGTACAGCAATGCTTTTCGTTCCTGAAAATAATAATAAAGTAAACGGGACTGAAATTCAGCAGTCCGAAATTGATGAGTACAATGGAGAAAAAGAAAGTCGTCTTAGCGTTTAG
- the argG gene encoding argininosuccinate synthase, which translates to MEKKKVVLAFSGGLDTSYCAKYLSETLGYEVYAVTVNTGGFSKEEEKELEKKAFNLGVKEYRCVDAQEDYYNSCVKYLIFGNVLKNNTYPLSVSAERTVQAQEIAKYAIETGADAIAHGSTGAGNDQVRFDLIFQVMCPEVEIITPIRDMNLSREKEIEFLKNHGYEMEFHKAQYSVNKGLWGTSVGGKETLTSRNSLPEEAFPSQIKETQPSELEIEFKNGEVIAVNGESFEHSVKAIQKIEKLASAYGIGRDIHVGDTIVGIKGRVGFEAAAASVIIKAHHLLEKHTLSKYQQMMKSQLSDWYGNWLHEALFLDPVMRNIESFLIDSQETVSGKVFVTLHPYRFILNGIESKHDLMSDKFGSYGEANRAWTGDDVKGYTKIVSNSLNIYHQINSK; encoded by the coding sequence ATGGAGAAAAAGAAAGTCGTCTTAGCGTTTAGCGGAGGTTTAGATACCTCTTACTGTGCTAAATATCTTAGTGAAACACTAGGATATGAAGTGTATGCAGTGACTGTAAATACCGGAGGTTTTTCTAAAGAAGAAGAAAAAGAACTGGAGAAAAAAGCCTTCAATCTGGGGGTGAAAGAATACAGGTGCGTTGATGCTCAGGAAGATTATTACAATTCTTGTGTAAAGTATCTGATCTTCGGAAATGTGCTGAAAAACAATACCTATCCTTTATCTGTGAGTGCAGAACGTACGGTTCAGGCACAGGAAATTGCAAAATATGCTATTGAAACCGGTGCGGATGCTATTGCCCACGGAAGTACAGGAGCCGGAAATGATCAAGTCCGTTTTGATTTGATTTTCCAGGTAATGTGTCCGGAAGTCGAGATTATCACGCCAATCCGTGATATGAACCTTTCCCGTGAAAAAGAAATTGAATTCCTGAAAAACCACGGGTATGAAATGGAGTTCCATAAAGCACAATATTCTGTGAACAAAGGACTGTGGGGAACCTCTGTAGGAGGAAAAGAAACGTTGACATCAAGAAACTCTCTTCCCGAAGAAGCTTTTCCATCACAAATTAAAGAAACCCAGCCTTCAGAATTGGAAATTGAATTTAAAAATGGCGAGGTTATAGCGGTAAACGGAGAAAGTTTTGAACATTCCGTGAAGGCAATTCAAAAAATTGAAAAACTGGCTTCCGCTTACGGAATCGGTCGTGATATTCACGTTGGAGATACCATTGTGGGGATTAAAGGGAGAGTAGGATTTGAAGCGGCGGCAGCATCCGTGATTATCAAGGCGCACCATTTATTGGAAAAACATACGCTTTCAAAATATCAGCAGATGATGAAGTCCCAGCTTTCCGATTGGTATGGAAACTGGCTTCATGAAGCATTATTCCTGGATCCTGTGATGAGAAATATTGAATCTTTCTTAATAGATTCTCAGGAAACAGTCAGCGGAAAAGTATTTGTAACCCTTCATCCATATAGGTTTATTTTAAACGGAATTGAATCCAAACATGATCTTATGTCCGATAAATTCGGAAGCTACGGTGAAGCCAACAGAGCCTGGACAGGAGATGATGTAAAAGGATATACAAAAATTGTAAGCAATTCCTTAAATATATACCACCAGATCAATTCAAAATAA
- a CDS encoding helix-turn-helix domain-containing protein, with product MENKCPKCNGSTIVKSGIINEKQRFLCKDCKYYFTVKKIGKQIDDYYVTKALQLYLEGLSFREIERIIGVSHVTISSWIKKYNITRPPHSEFHPVYKILKQNELIEYIAKEDNIKNSGLIITQFADKYMLIKWERFKK from the coding sequence ATGGAAAATAAGTGCCCGAAATGCAATGGAAGTACCATTGTAAAAAGCGGAATTATTAATGAAAAACAGCGTTTTCTCTGTAAAGACTGCAAGTATTATTTCACCGTCAAAAAAATAGGGAAACAGATCGATGATTATTATGTTACCAAAGCTCTTCAGCTGTATCTCGAAGGTTTAAGTTTCAGAGAAATAGAAAGAATTATCGGCGTTTCTCACGTTACCATCAGCTCCTGGATCAAGAAATATAACATCACAAGGCCGCCCCATTCTGAATTCCATCCAGTTTATAAAATCCTAAAACAGAATGAATTGATTGAATACATTGCCAAGGAAGACAACATCAAAAATTCAGGTCTTATCATTACTCAGTTTGCGGATAAGTATATGCTGATTAAATGGGAGAGATTTAAGAAGTAG